TTGAGCATGACGCCTGCGGCGTTGGCTTTGTCGTCAACATCAAAGGAGTCAAATCCCACGAAATCGTCGAGCAGGCGCTCACGGTATTGCAAAATCTCGATCACCGCGGCGCCTGCGGCTGCGAGGAAAACACCGGCGACGGCGCCGGCATCTTGCTGCAAGTGCCGCACAAGTTTCTCGCGCAAGCTTGCGAGGGGCTGGGTTTCAAGCTCCCCGATCCGGGCGAATATGGCGTCGGTATGCTGTTCCTGCCTGACGATCGCAAACAGCGCCCCAAGTTCGAAAAGATGATCGAGAAGATCATCGTCGAAGAGGGCCAGAAGGTTCTCGGCTGGCGCAAGGTTCCCACCGACAACCTTTATCTCGGTGAGACGGCAAAGGCCTGCGAGCCGTTTGTGCGCCAGGTTTTCATTGGCCGCGGCGAGGGCGTTGCCGACGAGCTAGCCTTCGAGCGCAAGCTTTACGTGATTCGGCGCCGCGCCGAGAATGCGATTCGCTACGACAAGCTGCCGGGCGGCGACTTTTTCTACGTGCCGAGTATGTCGTGCCGAACAATTATTTACAAAGGCATGCTGACGCCGCGCCAGGTGGTGACTTTTTATCCTGATCTTTCCGACCCAGAAATCGAAAGTGCCATTGCCGTGGTGCATTCGCGCTTTAGCACCAATACGTTTCCCAGCTGGGGCCGGGCGCATCCCTACCGCTATTTGATTCACAACGGCGAGATCAACACGCTGCGCGGCAACGAAAATTGGATGCACGCGCGCCAGGGCATGCTGGCCAGCGGTATCTTCGGCACCGATTTGCGGAATATCTTCCCGATCATCCAGGAGGACGGCAGCGACTCGACCAAGTTCGACAATTGTCTGGAGTTCTTGGCGTTGAGCGGCCGGTCGCTGCCCCATGCGGTGATGATGATGATTCCCGAGCCATGGGAAAATCACGAGAGCATGGACCCCGCCAAGCGGGCTTTTTACGAGTATCACTCAAGCTTAATGGAGCCGTGGGACGGACCGGCATCGATCGCGTTTACCGACGGCACGGTGGTCGGCGCGGTGCTCGATCGTAACGGCTTGCGGCCGTCGCGCTACTACGTCACCAAGGACGATCTCGTCATCATGGCTTCGGAAGTCGGAGTGCTCGACGTGCCGCCGGAGCGAGTGTTGGAGAAGCGTCGCCTGCAGCCCGGCCGGATGTTTTTGGTTGACACCAGCGAAGGGCGCATCATCAGCGACGATGAAATTAAGCAAGAAATGGCTAAGGCCCAGCCCTACGCAAAATGGCTCAAGGAAAATCTAGTCCACTTCGAGGATTTACCCGCAGCCGAAGAAAAACAGCCGGTGGCCAATCACCAGGCGACGCTGCAGCGTATGCAAGCGTTCGGCTACAACTTTGAAGACCTGCGCATCAACCTGGGGCCTATGGCACAAAACGGTATTCAGCCGGTCGGTTCCATGGGCACGGACACGCCGTTGGCCGTGTTGTCGGACAAGCCGCAGCTGCTTTACAACTATTTCAAAGAATTGTTCGCCCAGGTGACCAACCCGCCCATCGATCCGATTCGCGAGGAGTTGATTACTTCGACAACGCTGACGCTGGGGAGCGAAGGGAACTTGATCGAACCCAAGCCGGAGAGCTGCCGGCAGTTGCGCTTACACGATCCGATTCTGCGCGATGGCGAATTGGCCAAGCTCCGGCAGATCAATTTGCCGGGTGTCAGTTCGGCGACTCTGCCGATTCTGTTCAATCCTCAGGAAGGCAGAGCGGGCCTCGAAAAAGCTTTGGAGGCATTGTTCAAGGCCGCGGACGCGGCGATCCAAAAGGGCACGACTATTTTGATTTTGTCGGACCGCGGTGTCGACCGCAGCCATGCGCCGATTCCGGCATTGCTCGCCTGCGCCGGCTTGCATCATCATTTGATTCGCGCCGGCACGCGCGCGCGGGTTGGTCTCGTGTTGGAGTCGGGTGAACCGCGTGAAGTGCATCACTTCTGTTTGCTCTTGGGCTACGGTGCCCAAGCGATCAATCCCTATCTCGCCTACGAGAGTCTGAACGACATGATCGACCAAGGCCTGTTGAAAGACATCAGCTACGCCGACGCGGTGAAGGGCTATAACAAAGCCGTTTACAAAGGTGTGGTCAAAGTCATGGCTAAGATGGGCATCTCGACGGTGAAATCCTACTGCGGCGCGCAGATCTTCGAAGCTGTCGGCTTGGGCCAAGAGTTGGTCGACAAATATTTCACCTGGACACCGTCCCGCGTCGGCGGTATCGGCCTCGAAGAAATTGCCGGCGAAGCTCAGCGGCAGCACGGGCGGGCCTATCCGACCTATCCGTTGAACGGCCACACGTTAGAAGTTTACGGCCAGTATCAATATCGCAAAGACGGCGAACTGCATCTGTTCAATCCGCGCACGATCCATCTTTTGCAGAAAGCCTGCCGCATCAACGACTATCGGACATTCAAAGAGTACACCGGCTTGATCGATGACCAGTCCGAAAGAATGGCGACACTGCGCGGCTTGATGGAATTGAAATATGCCAAACAGCCGATTCCCATCGACGAAGTGGAACCGGTGGAATCGATCGTCAAGCGTTTCAAGACCGGCGCCATGTCCTACGGCTCCATCAGCAAAGAAGCTCACGAGGCACTGGCGATCGCGATGAATCGCCTGGGCGGCAAGAGCAACACCGGCGAGGGCGGTGAAGATCCGGCGCGCTATACCCTCGAGGCCAACGGCGATTCGAAAAACAGCGCGATCAAGCAGGTCGCGTCCGGCCGCTTTGGTGTGACGAGTTACTATCTAACTCAAGCGCGAGAATTGCAGATCAAGATGGCGCAGGGCGCCAAGCCGGGTGAGGGCGGCGAGCTGCCGGGCCGCAAAGTTTACCCTTGGATCGCAAAGGTGCGACACTCGACGCCCGGCGTTGGCTTGATCTCGCCGCCGCCGCATCATGATATTTACTCGATCGAGGACTTGGCGCAGCTGATTCACGACTTGAAGAACGCCAACCATCATGCGCGCATCAGCGTGAAGCTGGTCTCCGAGATCGGCGTCGGCACGATTGCGGCCGGCGTCGCCAAAGGCCACGCCGACGTCGTGCTGATTAGCGGCCACGATGGCGGCACCGGTGCTTCGCCGCAGACGAGCATCAAGCATGCGGGCTTGCCGTGGGAGCTCGGCTTGGCGGAAACGCATCAGACGTTGGTCATGAACAATTTGCGCAGCCGCATCGTCGTCGAGACCGACGGTCAGTTGAAAACCGGCAGGGACGTCGTCATCGCGGCTCTGCTTGGCGCCGAAGAGTTCGGGTTCGCGACCACGGCGCTGGTGACACTGGGTTGTATTATGATGCGGGTTTGTCACCTGGATACCTGCCCTGTCGGTGTGGCGACGCAAAACCCTGAGTTGCGCGCGAAGTTTGCCGGTGACCCAGCCTATGTCGTCAACTTTATGCGCTTTATCGCGCAGGAGATGCGCGAGCATATGGCGAAGTTGGGCTTTCGCACGATCAACGAAATGGTCGGTCGCACCGATATGCTTGAAGTGCGTCGCGCGGTAAGTCACTGGAAGGCCAAAGGTCTGGACTATGCCGCGATTCTCTACCAGCCCAAGGTGGGACCGGCGGTTGGGCGTTATTGTCAGATCTCGCAGAACCACGGTTTAGAGAACGCGCTCGACAATCAAGTGCTGCTCGATCTTGCGGCCCCTGCGTTGGAGCGCGGCGAGAAGGTCAAAGCCAAGCTCGACATTCGCAATACCAATCGTGTGGTCGGTACCATTCTTGGCAGCGAGGTGACGCGCAAGCACGGCCCGCACGGTTTGCCGGAAGACACCATCCATTTTCACTTCCAAGGTTCGGCGGGGCAGAGCTTCGGCGCCTTCATCCCGCCGGGTATGACGCTGGAACTAGAAGGCGACGCTAACGACTATTTTGGCAAGGGACTTTCGGGTGGCAAGTTGGTGCTCTATCCGCCGGAGGGGTCTACTTTTGCACCGGAAGAGAACATCATCGTCGGCAATGTGGCGTTTTATGGAGCGACCAACGGTGAAGCCTACATTCGCGGCATGGCCGGTGAACGCTTTGGCGTGCGCAACAGCGGTGTGCGCGCCGTAGTCGAAGGAGTGGGCGATCATGGCTGCGAATACATGACCGGCGGGCGTGTCGTCGTCATCGGCAAGACCGGCCGCAACTTTGCAGCCGGTATGTCGGGCGGCATCACCTATGTGCTCGATGAAGACGGCAGCTTCAAGAATCGCTGCAACTTCGAAACGGTGGATCTCGAGCCGCTCGATGCGCGCGACGCTCAGGAAGTCGAAGAGCTGCTTAAGCGCCACGCCATGTACACGCGCAGCGCGCGCGCCTGGAAGATTCTTGCGCTGTGGGAAGAGAACGCGCCCAAGTTCGTCAAGGTCATGCCGCGCGACTATCGGCGTGTCTTCGAGGCGCTGCAAGAGGCCGAGGCCAAGGGTCTCACCGGCGATGACGCGCTGATGGCGGCGTTCGAAGCGAACAAAAACGATGCGTCGCGGGTGAGCGGCAACTAGCGTAGTGTCTCACTAATAAACGTGCTTATTGTTGTGACACGCTCGCATGTTTTTCACCACGAAGATCACGAAGGGACACGAAGTTCGGAAAAGTTTTTTCCCCTTACTTTCGTGTGTTCGTGGTGAGTTTTACCGGCGAGTATTTTGCGAAGAGAAAGCTGAAGAGATGGGTAAACCGACTGGATTCATGGAGTTTGACCGGGAGCTGCCGCAGGACCGCTCGCCGTTGGAACGCGTTAACGATTGGCAGGAGTTTCACGAGCACTTTTCGGTGGCGAAGTTGCAGCAACAAGGCGCGCGCTGCATGGATTGCGGCATTCCGTTTTGCCACACGGGCCAATTGATTAGCGGCATGGCGTCGGGCTGTCCAATTAACAATTTGATCCCAGAGTGGAACGATTTAGTTTATCGCGGTCTGTGGAAAGAGGCCCTGGAGCGTTTGCATAAGACCAATAACTTCCCCGAATTTACCGGCCGGGTTTGTCCAGCGCCCTGCGAAGGCTCCTGTGTCCTTGGCATTAACGAGTTGCCAATCACCATCAAAAACCTCGAGTGTTCAATCATCGACAATGGTTTCGAGAAAGGTTGGGTGACGGCTGAGCCGCCGGTAAAGCGCACGGGGAAAAACGTGGCAGTGATCGGTTCGGGCCCGTCGGGTCTCGCCTGCGCCGCCCAGCTCAATCGCGCTGGTCATCAGGTGACGGTCTACGAGCGCGCCGACCGCATCGGTGGTTTGTTGATGTACGGCATACCCAACATGAAATTAGATAAAAACGTTGTCCAACGGCGCCTCGATTTGATGACCGCGGAAGGTGTGAAGTTCGTGACCAACGCTCATGTTGGCGTGGATGTTTCGGCGGCTGAGCTGAAGGCTCAAAATGATGCCATAGTCATTTGCACGGGTGCCACCAAGGCCCGTGACTTGCCGATCCCCGGCCGCGAGCTCAAAGGCATCTACATGGCGATGGATTTTCTCCGCGCCAACACCAAGAGCCTGCTCGATTCAAATCACAAAGACGGCAGCTATATTCCAGCCAAAGACAAGCATGTCATCGTGGTCGGCGGTGGCGACACCGGCACAGACTGTGTTGGCACGTCGATGCGCCATGGCTGCAAGAGTTTGACGCAACTGGAAATCTTGCCGCGCCCGGCCGATAGCCGCCAAGCCGACAACCCATGGCCGGAGTGGCCCAAGGTGTACAAGCTCGATTACGGCCAGGAAGAAGCGGCCGCGCGCTTTGGCGCCGACCCGCGGGTTTATCTCACCACCGGTGAGAAGTTCGTCGGCGATGAGAACGGCAACGTTAAAGAGCTGCACATCTACGACGTTGAGTGGGCGAAAAACGAGCAAGGCGCATTTATTCCCAAAAGGGTGCCGGGTACCGATAAGATTCTGAAAGCTGACCTGGTTCTACTCGCGATGGGTTTTTTGGGTCCGGAAGATCCGGTGCTCACGCAGTTGGGCGTTGAGCGCGATCCGCGCAGCAACGCCAAGGCCGAGTACGGCCAATTCAACACCACTGTCCCGGGGATTTTCGCGGCGGGCGATTGCCGGCGTGGCCAAAGCCTGGTCGTGTGGGCGATCAACGAGGGGCGGGGCGCGGCACGTGAATGCGATCGCTATTTGATGGGACAGACCAACCTGCCGTAAGTGACACGCGACGACAACTCCCCGGAAGTTGCCGTTTTTTGGCGGCGATTTTCATGGACCGATTCGCTCGCTGCTATTCCCTGCTGTCGGCTCGACTACGGTAAAGATCCTTCCTCGTGGGCTTCGGCGAGCTTTGGGCCTTTTTGGCACCGTCATTGCTCAGGGTCACCATGCCGCAATCATAGCTCTAACGGTAGGTGACGATGAAGCGAAGCTCCTACGGAAATTTGGCTCTTTTGGAAACCGAAAGCGCAGCAGATCAGCAGTCTCCAGCACCTGCGCAAAACTACTCATTTCCGAAGTTTCTGCGGGCTTTGGGGCAGGCTTTGGATGCACAAAACTTAGCGACGTTCGAAATGACCTATCACAGCGGGGTCTACGTCGTGCGCAACGCGGCGTTGCAGCGGTCTTCGTTAAGAAGTCTGGTGCAAAGTGTGGTTGCGAGTTTTGGCTATCTGTTGGAGACACCGAAGTCGAAACGGCCTAAGGCGCAGTCGTTCGAGATCCAATACTCCCACGAAGATTTGTTGCAATTGGACGACGAAGCGCGCAGCCAACGCGGCCATCGCCATGAAACTCCGGACCCGTTTACGCTGGCGGAAAAGCTCCGCAGTGTCGGCTCGCTGATCGATGCCGATCCGAAGCGTTCTTTGGTGAGCGTCACCAATGACGGCAAGCAATTGAAAATACGCTATGAGCAGGAGCCGGGTGAGATACGTGAGGAGACGCGGCGCATGGAGCATCACTTCCGGGCGTGGAAAGGCATGTTCCAGCAACGTAAGAAGCGTCTGAAGCGAGCCAATTGATCGTCAAAAGATTCTACAAGCAAGAACGGCGGGCCAGCGAGCCCGCCGTTGCTTTTTCAACGCCAGAGTCGATTACTTCACCCAGAGCACGTTCAAGTCGCCGATATTCGGCAGCAGTCCCAAGCCAATCCCCGACTGCAGAATCCTATTCTGCGACTGGAAGAAGCTGTCGCCCCATTTGTCGGAAAAATTCTCTTTGTTGACCTTGATGCCGGCCGCCACTTCTTCGGGCATGCTCAGGTTGAAAAATTCTTTCGCCTTGGACTTAAAGAAGTCTTCGTCGTGCTGATCGGGCTCGGTAAAAGACGTGGATAGATGAGATAGAGCAGCGACCAGATAACGATGACGCTGGCGATCGCCAAGAGCGGCGGCAGGATTCTACCGAGTCAGTCGCGCCCAGTGGATCGGCTGAAAACCGGCAGGGTTTCAGCACCCGCCACGTTCGCCGAGGGTGCCGGCATCGTTGCTTGAGTATTTTGTTCGAAGGCCACTGATTAGATTAGTGCAATAGAAAGAGCCTCGAAGTCAGTCGAATGGCGTCGTCTGATTTCCTCGCGTAAAGC
This portion of the Deltaproteobacteria bacterium genome encodes:
- the gltB gene encoding glutamate synthase large subunit, with the protein product MKQSGPPEKQGLYDPRFEHDACGVGFVVNIKGVKSHEIVEQALTVLQNLDHRGACGCEENTGDGAGILLQVPHKFLAQACEGLGFKLPDPGEYGVGMLFLPDDRKQRPKFEKMIEKIIVEEGQKVLGWRKVPTDNLYLGETAKACEPFVRQVFIGRGEGVADELAFERKLYVIRRRAENAIRYDKLPGGDFFYVPSMSCRTIIYKGMLTPRQVVTFYPDLSDPEIESAIAVVHSRFSTNTFPSWGRAHPYRYLIHNGEINTLRGNENWMHARQGMLASGIFGTDLRNIFPIIQEDGSDSTKFDNCLEFLALSGRSLPHAVMMMIPEPWENHESMDPAKRAFYEYHSSLMEPWDGPASIAFTDGTVVGAVLDRNGLRPSRYYVTKDDLVIMASEVGVLDVPPERVLEKRRLQPGRMFLVDTSEGRIISDDEIKQEMAKAQPYAKWLKENLVHFEDLPAAEEKQPVANHQATLQRMQAFGYNFEDLRINLGPMAQNGIQPVGSMGTDTPLAVLSDKPQLLYNYFKELFAQVTNPPIDPIREELITSTTLTLGSEGNLIEPKPESCRQLRLHDPILRDGELAKLRQINLPGVSSATLPILFNPQEGRAGLEKALEALFKAADAAIQKGTTILILSDRGVDRSHAPIPALLACAGLHHHLIRAGTRARVGLVLESGEPREVHHFCLLLGYGAQAINPYLAYESLNDMIDQGLLKDISYADAVKGYNKAVYKGVVKVMAKMGISTVKSYCGAQIFEAVGLGQELVDKYFTWTPSRVGGIGLEEIAGEAQRQHGRAYPTYPLNGHTLEVYGQYQYRKDGELHLFNPRTIHLLQKACRINDYRTFKEYTGLIDDQSERMATLRGLMELKYAKQPIPIDEVEPVESIVKRFKTGAMSYGSISKEAHEALAIAMNRLGGKSNTGEGGEDPARYTLEANGDSKNSAIKQVASGRFGVTSYYLTQARELQIKMAQGAKPGEGGELPGRKVYPWIAKVRHSTPGVGLISPPPHHDIYSIEDLAQLIHDLKNANHHARISVKLVSEIGVGTIAAGVAKGHADVVLISGHDGGTGASPQTSIKHAGLPWELGLAETHQTLVMNNLRSRIVVETDGQLKTGRDVVIAALLGAEEFGFATTALVTLGCIMMRVCHLDTCPVGVATQNPELRAKFAGDPAYVVNFMRFIAQEMREHMAKLGFRTINEMVGRTDMLEVRRAVSHWKAKGLDYAAILYQPKVGPAVGRYCQISQNHGLENALDNQVLLDLAAPALERGEKVKAKLDIRNTNRVVGTILGSEVTRKHGPHGLPEDTIHFHFQGSAGQSFGAFIPPGMTLELEGDANDYFGKGLSGGKLVLYPPEGSTFAPEENIIVGNVAFYGATNGEAYIRGMAGERFGVRNSGVRAVVEGVGDHGCEYMTGGRVVVIGKTGRNFAAGMSGGITYVLDEDGSFKNRCNFETVDLEPLDARDAQEVEELLKRHAMYTRSARAWKILALWEENAPKFVKVMPRDYRRVFEALQEAEAKGLTGDDALMAAFEANKNDASRVSGN
- a CDS encoding glutamate synthase subunit beta, whose translation is MGKPTGFMEFDRELPQDRSPLERVNDWQEFHEHFSVAKLQQQGARCMDCGIPFCHTGQLISGMASGCPINNLIPEWNDLVYRGLWKEALERLHKTNNFPEFTGRVCPAPCEGSCVLGINELPITIKNLECSIIDNGFEKGWVTAEPPVKRTGKNVAVIGSGPSGLACAAQLNRAGHQVTVYERADRIGGLLMYGIPNMKLDKNVVQRRLDLMTAEGVKFVTNAHVGVDVSAAELKAQNDAIVICTGATKARDLPIPGRELKGIYMAMDFLRANTKSLLDSNHKDGSYIPAKDKHVIVVGGGDTGTDCVGTSMRHGCKSLTQLEILPRPADSRQADNPWPEWPKVYKLDYGQEEAAARFGADPRVYLTTGEKFVGDENGNVKELHIYDVEWAKNEQGAFIPKRVPGTDKILKADLVLLAMGFLGPEDPVLTQLGVERDPRSNAKAEYGQFNTTVPGIFAAGDCRRGQSLVVWAINEGRGAARECDRYLMGQTNLP